In one Corallococcus silvisoli genomic region, the following are encoded:
- the treY gene encoding malto-oligosyltrehalose synthase, with protein sequence MYQDGFEAGERSVRQADADGAHTTVEALAEGLFEQVRSQVQSRRVTPLSTYRMQLHQGFTFQQAKAVVPYLARLGVSDFYASPYLKATPGSTHGYDCVDHQRLNPEVGSPEDHEAFCDALREHQMGQVLDVVPNHMGIERDNRLWWDVLENGPSSVYAKFFDVDWRPVKDELADKVLLPILGDQYGIVLERGELKLSYASGAFHLHYYDHRLPVAPRQYASLLGHGLERLRNQLGEASPHLVELLSILTALEHLPPRTEVNPAKVVERHREKEVIKRRLAAVVADSEVLAEYVEENVRVFNGTPGNVRSFDMLDALLQGCSYRLAHWRVAGEEINYRRFFDINGLAAIRVEDPDVFQEAHQLIFDWLREERVTGLRIDHPDGLFDPTAYFLDLQERFFVERARARFEAEHAGGAGSRWAEVEALLRAKWRGEVMDTPDSPLRKALFVAVEKIQGGRERIPDAWGVHGTTGYRFANAVSGLFVHPAAEAHLTETYERFAGGTQDFAELVYQKKLLIMRVSMASEINVLAHELNRISEMNRRTRDFTLNSLRRALVEFIALFPVYRTYVDGWRAELDVRDVQYIEWTLQRAKERNTTTNASIFDFLRDILLGRYPEHVGDEERAVMLRFAMKLQQVTGPVMAKGLEDTVFYIYNRLVSLNEVGGEPEHFGMRATTFHLRNQERAERWPGSMLTSSTHDTKRSEDVRARINVLTELPEAWRERVRAWADLTQPFVSHLPSGPAPSSNDVYLFFQTLVGAWPMGEHVPADELKAFHRRVREYMGKAIKEAKVRTSWTNPDGAYDDAMARFVDACFDPAKGGAFLDDVRAFKRRIERAGQHNSLGQLLLKLASPGVADTYQGCELWDLSLVDPDNRRPVDYALREKLLAALDAAAAKDRPALCARLSADLDDGQGKLFLLAEALRLRQRHADLFRGGGYEALEVSGPRSPAAVAFARTHGASVLIACAPRYTLEALESGGLAKAYDGTFLDLPEAYAGMMFRNVFTGRPVRPQPGPGGVGLALGPLLAEFPVVLLERSTG encoded by the coding sequence ATGTACCAGGACGGGTTCGAGGCTGGGGAGCGCTCCGTACGGCAGGCGGACGCGGATGGCGCGCACACGACAGTGGAGGCCTTGGCGGAGGGCCTGTTCGAGCAGGTGCGGAGCCAGGTGCAGTCGCGGCGCGTCACGCCGTTGTCCACCTACCGGATGCAGCTGCACCAGGGCTTCACCTTCCAGCAGGCGAAGGCCGTGGTGCCGTACCTGGCCCGGCTGGGCGTGAGCGACTTCTACGCGTCCCCCTACCTCAAGGCCACGCCGGGCAGCACCCATGGCTATGACTGCGTGGACCACCAACGGCTCAACCCGGAGGTGGGCTCACCGGAGGACCACGAGGCCTTCTGCGACGCCCTGCGCGAGCACCAGATGGGGCAGGTGCTGGACGTGGTGCCCAACCACATGGGCATCGAGCGCGACAACCGGCTGTGGTGGGACGTGCTGGAGAACGGCCCGTCATCCGTCTACGCGAAGTTCTTCGACGTGGACTGGCGGCCGGTGAAGGACGAGCTGGCGGACAAGGTGCTCCTGCCCATCCTGGGCGACCAGTACGGCATCGTGCTGGAGCGCGGGGAGCTGAAGCTGTCGTACGCGTCCGGCGCCTTCCACCTGCACTACTACGACCACCGGCTGCCGGTGGCCCCGCGCCAGTACGCCAGCCTCCTGGGGCATGGCCTGGAGCGGCTGCGGAATCAGCTGGGCGAGGCGTCGCCGCACCTGGTGGAGCTGCTCTCCATCCTCACCGCGCTGGAGCACCTGCCCCCGCGCACGGAGGTGAACCCGGCGAAGGTGGTGGAGCGCCACCGCGAGAAGGAGGTCATCAAGCGGCGGCTGGCCGCGGTGGTGGCGGACAGCGAGGTGCTGGCGGAGTACGTGGAGGAGAACGTCCGGGTGTTCAACGGCACGCCCGGCAACGTGCGCTCCTTCGACATGCTGGACGCGCTGCTGCAGGGGTGCAGCTACCGGCTGGCGCACTGGCGGGTGGCGGGGGAGGAGATCAACTACCGCCGCTTCTTCGACATCAATGGCCTCGCGGCCATCCGCGTGGAGGACCCGGACGTCTTCCAGGAAGCCCACCAGCTCATCTTCGACTGGCTGCGCGAGGAGCGGGTCACGGGCCTGCGAATCGACCATCCGGACGGCCTGTTCGACCCCACCGCCTACTTCCTGGACCTCCAGGAGCGCTTCTTCGTGGAGCGCGCGCGGGCGCGCTTCGAGGCGGAGCACGCGGGCGGGGCGGGTTCGCGCTGGGCGGAGGTGGAGGCGCTGCTGCGCGCGAAGTGGCGCGGCGAGGTGATGGACACGCCGGACAGCCCGCTGCGCAAGGCGCTCTTCGTGGCGGTGGAGAAGATCCAGGGCGGCCGCGAGCGCATCCCGGACGCGTGGGGGGTGCACGGCACCACCGGCTACCGCTTCGCCAACGCGGTGAGCGGCCTCTTCGTGCACCCGGCCGCGGAGGCGCACTTGACGGAGACGTACGAGCGCTTCGCGGGCGGCACGCAGGACTTCGCGGAGCTCGTGTACCAGAAGAAGCTGCTCATCATGCGCGTGAGCATGGCGAGCGAGATCAACGTGCTGGCGCACGAGCTCAACCGCATCTCGGAGATGAACCGCCGCACGCGCGACTTCACGCTCAACAGCCTGCGGCGCGCGTTGGTGGAGTTCATCGCGCTGTTCCCCGTCTACCGCACCTACGTGGACGGCTGGCGCGCGGAGCTGGACGTGCGCGACGTGCAGTACATCGAGTGGACGCTCCAGCGCGCGAAGGAGCGCAACACCACCACCAACGCGTCCATCTTCGACTTCCTGCGCGACATCCTCCTGGGCCGCTACCCGGAGCACGTGGGCGACGAGGAGAGGGCGGTGATGCTGCGCTTCGCGATGAAGCTCCAGCAGGTGACGGGGCCCGTGATGGCCAAGGGGCTGGAGGACACCGTCTTCTACATCTACAACCGGCTGGTGAGCCTCAACGAGGTGGGCGGCGAGCCGGAGCACTTCGGCATGCGCGCCACCACCTTCCACCTGCGCAACCAGGAGCGCGCGGAGCGCTGGCCGGGGAGCATGCTCACCTCCAGCACCCACGACACCAAGCGCAGCGAGGACGTGCGGGCGCGCATCAACGTCCTCACGGAGCTGCCAGAGGCCTGGCGCGAGCGGGTGCGCGCCTGGGCGGACCTGACGCAGCCCTTCGTCAGCCACCTGCCCTCGGGCCCCGCGCCGTCCTCCAACGACGTCTACTTGTTCTTCCAGACGCTGGTGGGCGCGTGGCCCATGGGCGAGCACGTGCCCGCCGACGAGCTGAAGGCGTTCCACCGCCGCGTGCGCGAGTACATGGGCAAGGCCATCAAGGAGGCCAAGGTCCGCACGTCGTGGACCAACCCGGACGGCGCCTATGACGACGCGATGGCGCGCTTCGTGGACGCGTGCTTCGACCCGGCGAAGGGCGGCGCGTTCCTGGACGACGTGAGGGCCTTCAAGCGCCGCATCGAGCGCGCGGGCCAGCACAACTCGCTGGGGCAGCTGCTCCTGAAGCTGGCCTCGCCCGGCGTGGCGGATACATACCAGGGCTGCGAGCTGTGGGACCTGTCGCTGGTGGATCCCGACAACCGCCGGCCGGTGGACTACGCGCTGCGAGAGAAGCTGCTCGCGGCGCTGGACGCGGCGGCGGCGAAGGACCGGCCGGCCCTGTGCGCGCGGCTGTCCGCGGACCTGGACGACGGACAGGGGAAGCTCTTCCTGCTGGCGGAGGCGCTGCGGCTGCGCCAGCGGCACGCGGACCTGTTCCGCGGCGGGGGCTACGAGGCGCTGGAGGTGTCCGGTCCCCGCTCGCCCGCGGCGGTGGCGTTCGCGCGCACGCACGGTGCCAGCGTGCTGATTGCCTGCGCGCCGCGTTACACCTTGGAGGCGCTGGAGTCAGGCGGGCTGGCGAAGGCCTACGACGGCACGTTCCTGGACCTTCCGGAGGCATATGCGGGCATGATGTTCCGCAATGTCTTCACCGGGCGCCCCGTCCGTCCCCAGCCGGGGCCGGGAGGCGTGGGGCTGGCCCTGGGGCCGCTCCTCGCGGAGTTCCCGGTGGTGCTGCTGGAGAGGAGCACTGGATGA
- the glgX gene encoding glycogen debranching protein GlgX, whose protein sequence is MRRTEVLPGKPFPLGATYDGNGVNFAVFSEHAKKVEVCLFDPADPKKETRRFPLLETTHHVWHGYLPGLHAGALYGLRVHGPYEPKKGLRFNPHKLLVDPYARALHGKVDPKAPIHAYVHGSKDEDLSFDTQDDAWGVPKGVILSDAFDWEGDRRPDVPWHKTVLYELHVKGFTKLHPRVPEHLRGTYAGLAHPATLEHLKKVGVTSVELLPIHAFMDEPFLTQRGRTNYWGYNTLGFFAPDARYSASGSLGEQVSEFKGMVKLLHRAGIEVILDVVYNHTCEGNHLGPTLSFKGLDAGAYYRLSDKDPRYFMDFTGCGNSWNATHPYALKLIADSLRYWVEVMHVDGFRFDLATTLGRDRHGYDTRAAFFQILHQDPVLSRVKLIAEPWDVGDYGYQVGNFPVLWSEWNGKYRDTMRRYWKGDDRQAAEIGSRLTGSSDLYALSGRKPTASVNFVTAHDGFTLHDLVTYSQKHNEANGEENRDGANDNHAWNCGVEGETHDPKVNALREQQKRNFLVSLFLSQGVPMLVAGDEMGRTQKGNNNAYCQDNELSWVNWELNEMQRQLLDFTTRIIKLRREQPVLSKRRFFRGAHIWDSELKDLAWFRPDGREMKREDWEKPYVRSLAFLLGGDAIATPDDEGHRIVGDTLLVLLNAHHEPITFLLPALEWGADWELVVDTAATGESQRTHTPAGGKVQAVGRSVVVLRRPATEWE, encoded by the coding sequence ATGAGAAGGACCGAGGTGCTTCCAGGGAAGCCGTTTCCCCTGGGCGCCACGTACGACGGGAACGGTGTCAACTTCGCTGTGTTCAGCGAGCACGCGAAGAAGGTGGAGGTCTGTCTCTTCGACCCCGCCGACCCGAAGAAGGAGACCCGCCGCTTCCCGTTGCTGGAGACGACGCATCACGTCTGGCATGGCTACCTGCCGGGCTTGCACGCCGGCGCCCTGTACGGCCTGAGGGTTCACGGGCCGTACGAGCCGAAGAAGGGCCTGCGCTTCAACCCGCACAAGCTCTTGGTGGACCCCTATGCCCGGGCGTTGCACGGCAAGGTGGACCCCAAGGCCCCCATCCACGCCTACGTGCACGGGAGCAAGGACGAGGACCTGTCCTTCGACACGCAGGACGACGCCTGGGGCGTGCCCAAGGGCGTCATCCTGTCGGACGCGTTCGACTGGGAGGGCGACCGGCGGCCGGACGTCCCCTGGCACAAGACGGTCCTCTACGAGCTGCACGTGAAGGGCTTCACGAAGCTCCACCCCCGCGTGCCCGAGCACCTGCGCGGCACCTACGCGGGGCTGGCGCACCCGGCGACGCTCGAACACCTGAAGAAGGTGGGCGTGACGTCCGTGGAGCTGCTGCCCATCCACGCGTTCATGGACGAGCCGTTCCTCACCCAGCGCGGGCGCACCAACTACTGGGGCTACAACACGCTGGGCTTCTTCGCGCCGGACGCGCGCTACAGCGCGTCGGGCTCGCTGGGCGAGCAGGTGTCGGAGTTCAAGGGGATGGTGAAGCTGCTGCACCGCGCGGGCATCGAGGTCATCCTCGACGTGGTCTACAACCACACCTGTGAAGGCAACCACCTGGGGCCCACGCTGTCCTTCAAGGGGCTGGACGCCGGCGCGTACTACCGGCTCAGCGACAAGGACCCGCGCTACTTCATGGACTTCACCGGGTGCGGCAATTCGTGGAACGCCACGCACCCGTACGCGCTGAAGCTCATCGCGGACTCGCTGCGCTACTGGGTGGAGGTGATGCACGTGGACGGCTTCCGCTTCGACCTGGCGACGACGCTGGGGCGGGACCGGCACGGCTACGACACCCGCGCGGCGTTCTTTCAAATCCTCCACCAGGACCCGGTGCTCAGCCGCGTGAAGCTCATCGCGGAGCCCTGGGACGTGGGGGACTACGGCTACCAGGTGGGCAACTTCCCGGTGCTGTGGAGCGAGTGGAACGGCAAGTACCGCGACACCATGCGCCGCTACTGGAAGGGCGACGACCGGCAGGCGGCGGAGATCGGCTCGCGGCTCACTGGCAGCTCGGACCTGTATGCGCTGTCCGGCCGCAAGCCCACGGCGAGCGTGAACTTCGTCACCGCGCACGACGGCTTCACGCTGCATGACCTGGTGACGTACAGCCAGAAGCACAACGAGGCCAACGGCGAGGAGAACCGCGACGGCGCCAACGACAACCACGCGTGGAACTGCGGCGTGGAGGGGGAGACGCACGACCCCAAGGTGAACGCGCTGCGCGAACAGCAGAAGCGCAACTTCCTGGTGTCGCTCTTCCTGTCCCAGGGCGTGCCCATGCTGGTGGCCGGCGACGAGATGGGCCGCACGCAGAAGGGCAACAACAACGCCTACTGCCAGGACAACGAGCTGTCGTGGGTGAACTGGGAGCTGAACGAGATGCAGCGGCAGCTCCTGGACTTCACCACCCGCATCATCAAGCTGCGGCGCGAGCAGCCGGTGCTCTCCAAGCGCCGCTTCTTCCGCGGCGCCCACATCTGGGACAGCGAGCTGAAGGACCTGGCGTGGTTCCGGCCGGACGGCAGGGAGATGAAGCGCGAGGACTGGGAGAAGCCCTATGTGCGCTCCCTCGCCTTCCTGCTGGGGGGCGACGCCATCGCCACGCCGGACGACGAGGGCCACCGCATCGTCGGGGACACGTTGCTGGTGTTGCTCAACGCGCACCACGAGCCCATCACCTTCCTCCTGCCCGCGCTGGAGTGGGGCGCGGACTGGGAGCTGGTGGTGGACACGGCGGCCACGGGCGAGTCCCAGCGCACGCACACCCCCGCGGGGGGCAAGGTGCAGGCGGTGGGGCGCTCCGTGGTGGTGCTGCGGCGGCCCGCGACGGAATGGGAGTAG
- a CDS encoding TerC family protein: MTTNTLWLWVGFNVFVLAMLALDLGLFHRKEHVVSPKEATLWTLVWVSISLAFCGGVLHYGGRGPALEWLTAYVVEYALSVDNLFVFLMVFGYFRVPPQHQHRVLFWGILGAFVMRALLIVAGTALVARFNWLIFLFGAFLVYTASKMLWAKDDDEVDPEAGLIVRMARRLLPVARQGEGSRFFLTEDGRRKVTPLFIVLLVVEATDLLFAMDSIPAVLGISKDPFIIYSSNVCAILGLRSLFFVVSSLMEKFHLLKAALGVILAFVGVKMLIEHWYKIPIGVSLSIIGGCLGVAILASLVFPKPPEAEQPPEVAEADKTPEAPARKQERG, translated from the coding sequence GTGACGACCAACACACTCTGGCTCTGGGTGGGCTTCAACGTCTTCGTCCTGGCGATGCTCGCCCTGGACCTGGGGCTGTTCCACCGCAAGGAGCACGTGGTGTCGCCGAAGGAGGCGACGCTGTGGACGCTGGTGTGGGTGAGCATCAGCCTCGCGTTCTGCGGGGGCGTCCTGCACTACGGCGGCCGGGGCCCGGCGCTGGAGTGGCTGACGGCGTACGTGGTGGAGTACGCGCTGTCGGTCGACAACCTCTTCGTCTTCCTGATGGTGTTCGGCTACTTCCGCGTGCCGCCGCAGCACCAGCACCGGGTGCTCTTCTGGGGCATCCTGGGCGCGTTCGTGATGCGCGCGCTGCTCATCGTCGCGGGCACCGCGCTGGTCGCGCGCTTCAACTGGCTCATCTTCCTGTTCGGCGCGTTCCTCGTCTACACGGCCTCCAAGATGCTGTGGGCCAAGGACGACGACGAGGTGGACCCGGAGGCGGGGCTCATCGTCCGGATGGCGCGGCGCCTGTTGCCGGTGGCGCGGCAGGGCGAGGGCAGCCGCTTCTTCCTCACCGAGGACGGCCGGCGCAAGGTGACGCCGCTGTTCATCGTCCTGCTGGTGGTGGAGGCGACGGACCTGCTCTTCGCCATGGACTCCATCCCCGCGGTGCTGGGCATCAGCAAGGACCCGTTCATCATCTACTCGTCCAACGTCTGCGCCATCCTGGGCCTGCGCTCGCTGTTCTTCGTCGTCTCCAGCCTGATGGAGAAGTTCCACCTGCTGAAGGCCGCGCTGGGCGTCATCCTGGCCTTCGTGGGCGTGAAGATGCTCATCGAGCACTGGTACAAGATCCCCATCGGCGTCTCGCTGTCGATCATCGGCGGGTGTCTGGGGGTGGCCATCCTCGCGTCGCTGGTGTTCCCCAAGCCCCCGGAGGCGGAGCAGCCCCCGGAGGTGGCGGAGGCGGACAAGACCCCGGAGGCGCCGGCCCGGAAGCAGGAGCGCGGCTGA
- the apaG gene encoding Co2+/Mg2+ efflux protein ApaG, whose product MSTATTDGIRVTVEPTFWPERSTPESGQFAFMYKVEIANEGEVPAQLHARHWLITDAQGHVDEVKGEGVVGRQPHLKPGERFEYTSWAMLRTPFGTMRGTYEMVRPDGTRFEARIAEFALTLPHSLH is encoded by the coding sequence ATGTCCACCGCCACCACCGATGGCATCCGCGTCACCGTGGAGCCGACCTTCTGGCCGGAGCGCAGCACGCCTGAGTCCGGTCAGTTCGCCTTCATGTACAAGGTGGAGATCGCCAACGAAGGCGAGGTCCCCGCGCAGCTCCACGCCCGGCACTGGCTCATCACCGACGCCCAGGGGCACGTGGACGAGGTGAAGGGCGAGGGCGTGGTGGGCCGCCAGCCTCACCTCAAGCCGGGCGAGCGGTTCGAGTACACGAGCTGGGCGATGCTGCGCACGCCCTTCGGCACCATGCGCGGCACCTACGAGATGGTGCGCCCGGATGGCACGCGCTTCGAGGCGCGCATCGCCGAGTTCGCCCTCACGCTGCCCCACTCGCTGCACTGA
- the hemH gene encoding ferrochelatase, producing MAVPTTKRGLLLVNLGTPDAPESGPVRRYLREFLSDPRVIDIHPVGRWFLLNLFILPFRPAKSAEAYRKVWMREGSPLLVHGRALEAAVAERLKDDYEVALAMRYGNPSLPDTVAALRAKGVSEFTVLPLYPQEATSSASSSLARLYEVLAEGWDVPNVRAVPAFHDDAGFLDAFAAVARPVISDARADHVLFSFHGLPERHMRKSDPTGRHCLASQGCCDVLTAENRHCYRAQCYSTARLLAQRLGLPEGGYTVAFQSRLGRTPWVKPYTDVVLPELAAKGVKRLAVMCPAFVADCLETLEEIGLRAKEQFVEAGGEALTLVPSLNAHPEWVDAVVRMVRASDGPSATASAGSR from the coding sequence ATGGCCGTGCCGACCACGAAGCGGGGGCTGCTGCTCGTCAACCTGGGGACGCCGGACGCGCCCGAGTCCGGGCCGGTGCGCCGCTACCTGCGCGAGTTCCTCAGCGACCCGCGCGTCATCGACATCCACCCCGTGGGGCGCTGGTTCCTGCTGAACCTCTTCATCCTGCCCTTCCGCCCCGCGAAGAGCGCGGAGGCGTACCGCAAGGTGTGGATGCGGGAGGGTTCGCCGCTGCTCGTGCACGGCCGCGCGCTGGAGGCCGCGGTGGCCGAGCGGCTGAAGGACGACTACGAGGTGGCGCTGGCCATGCGCTACGGCAACCCGTCGTTGCCGGACACCGTCGCGGCGCTCCGGGCGAAGGGCGTGTCGGAGTTCACGGTGCTGCCGCTGTACCCGCAGGAGGCGACGTCGTCCGCGTCATCATCGCTGGCGCGCCTCTACGAGGTGCTGGCGGAGGGCTGGGACGTCCCCAACGTGCGCGCGGTGCCGGCCTTCCACGACGACGCGGGCTTCCTGGACGCGTTCGCGGCGGTGGCCCGGCCGGTGATCTCCGACGCGCGCGCGGACCACGTGCTCTTCAGCTTCCACGGGCTGCCGGAGCGGCACATGCGCAAGAGCGACCCGACGGGGCGGCACTGCCTGGCGTCCCAGGGCTGCTGCGACGTGCTGACGGCCGAGAACCGGCACTGCTACCGCGCGCAGTGCTACTCCACGGCGCGGCTCCTGGCCCAGCGGCTGGGGCTGCCGGAGGGCGGCTACACCGTGGCCTTCCAGTCGCGCCTGGGGCGCACGCCGTGGGTGAAGCCCTACACGGACGTGGTGCTGCCGGAGCTGGCGGCGAAGGGCGTGAAGCGGCTGGCGGTGATGTGCCCGGCCTTCGTGGCGGACTGCCTGGAGACGCTGGAAGAGATAGGCCTCCGCGCGAAGGAGCAGTTCGTGGAGGCGGGCGGGGAGGCGCTGACGCTGGTGCCGTCCCTCAACGCCCACCCGGAGTGGGTGGACGCCGTGGTGCGGATGGTGCGCGCGTCGGACGGGCCGTCCGCTACGGCGTCGGCGGGGTCGCGGTAG